The Lentzea guizhouensis genome contains a region encoding:
- a CDS encoding helix-turn-helix domain-containing protein — MSLPNNKANLHLRALGRTLRRWRDDSGQSGNEVAKAMGWSAAKLSMMHNAGSRIFEVDVLTLALHYGVDADEQVRACHTAQRAADLKAWEQSPKADLPCLTWTLAELEAEAATIQIVAGEVVPELLRTPAYGSAVRLAQAPVMCDYFQPYDVGLQQSTLALATAGAAVVIDVYLAEAALRRVVGGKRVMADQLLYLVALSEYPGIRIRVVPDAVGAYAGMGTAFSYMTFHEERFGDVVAVQRLHGVGWREERRKVSPYGETVGRLDEIALDVEASRELLAAATTM, encoded by the coding sequence ATGTCACTGCCGAACAACAAGGCCAACCTGCACCTGCGCGCCCTCGGCCGGACACTGCGCAGGTGGCGTGATGACTCTGGCCAGAGCGGCAACGAAGTTGCCAAGGCCATGGGCTGGAGCGCGGCGAAGCTGTCCATGATGCACAACGCGGGCAGCCGCATCTTCGAGGTCGACGTCCTGACTCTGGCGCTGCACTACGGCGTAGACGCCGACGAACAGGTACGTGCCTGCCACACCGCCCAGCGGGCAGCCGACCTCAAGGCCTGGGAGCAATCGCCAAAGGCCGATTTGCCGTGCCTGACGTGGACACTGGCCGAACTAGAAGCCGAAGCGGCCACCATCCAGATTGTGGCGGGTGAGGTTGTGCCCGAGCTGCTGCGCACCCCGGCCTACGGCAGCGCCGTGCGGCTGGCACAGGCACCAGTGATGTGCGACTACTTCCAGCCGTACGACGTGGGGTTGCAGCAAAGCACGTTGGCGCTCGCCACCGCCGGCGCGGCCGTCGTGATTGATGTCTACCTGGCCGAGGCGGCGCTGCGGCGGGTTGTGGGTGGCAAGCGGGTCATGGCCGACCAGCTGCTGTACCTGGTGGCGCTGTCGGAGTACCCAGGCATCCGCATCCGGGTGGTGCCGGATGCGGTGGGGGCGTATGCGGGCATGGGGACGGCGTTTAGCTATATGACGTTCCATGAGGAGCGGTTTGGGGATGTGGTGGCAGTGCAGCGGTTGCATGGGGTGGGGTGGAGGGAGGAGAGGCGGAAGGTAAGCCCTTACGGGGAGACGGTTGGGCGGCTGGATGAGATAGCGCTTGATGTGGAGGCGTCGCGGGAGTTGCTTGCAGCCGCGACAACGATGTGA
- a CDS encoding neutral zinc metallopeptidase translates to MQFNEGAELDASQVSDQRGVGGRVAGVGGGLGVVGLIVFFLIQQFTGIQLPTSGLEGGSVNPGTQVESGQLAEKCKTGADANRDSDCRVLATINSIQAFWTDQFARSGRTYQVTKTNFFRNSVNTRCGNATSAVGPFYCPADSQVYIDLDFFNEMRTTFGAKGGPFVEAYILAHEYGHHVQNLLGTSDRVSTRTGPTSDSVRLELQADCYAGAWGNAATKLPTANGQPLITNITQEDIDAALDAAGRIGDDFIQSEIGGGQVDTTKFSHGSSEQRKKWFTTGLQTGDPARCNTFDTDNLG, encoded by the coding sequence GTGCAGTTCAACGAAGGTGCGGAACTCGACGCTTCGCAGGTTTCCGACCAGCGAGGGGTGGGCGGGCGCGTCGCCGGCGTCGGCGGTGGCCTCGGCGTGGTCGGGCTGATCGTCTTCTTCCTCATCCAGCAGTTCACCGGCATCCAGCTGCCCACGAGCGGCCTGGAGGGCGGCAGCGTGAACCCCGGCACGCAGGTCGAGTCGGGCCAGCTGGCCGAGAAGTGCAAGACGGGCGCCGACGCGAACCGCGACAGCGACTGCCGGGTCCTGGCCACGATCAACTCGATCCAGGCCTTCTGGACCGACCAGTTCGCGCGCTCCGGCCGCACCTACCAGGTCACCAAGACCAACTTCTTCCGCAACAGCGTGAACACCCGCTGCGGCAACGCGACCTCCGCGGTCGGCCCGTTCTACTGCCCCGCGGACTCCCAGGTGTACATCGACCTGGACTTCTTCAACGAGATGCGCACGACCTTCGGCGCCAAGGGCGGCCCGTTCGTCGAGGCCTACATCCTGGCCCACGAGTACGGCCACCACGTGCAGAACCTGCTCGGCACCTCGGACCGGGTGAGCACCCGCACCGGCCCGACGTCGGACTCGGTGCGCCTGGAGCTGCAGGCCGACTGCTACGCGGGCGCGTGGGGCAACGCCGCCACCAAGCTGCCCACGGCCAACGGCCAGCCGCTCATCACGAACATCACGCAGGAGGACATCGACGCCGCGCTGGATGCCGCCGGCCGGATCGGTGACGACTTCATCCAGAGCGAGATCGGCGGCGGCCAGGTCGACACGACCAAGTTCAGCCACGGCAGCTCCGAGCAGCGCAAGAAGTGGTTCACGACCGGCCTGCAGACGGGCGACCCGGCGCGCTGCAACACGTTCGACACCGACAACCTGGGCTGA
- a CDS encoding bifunctional metallophosphatase/5'-nucleotidase, protein MSSFRRLSVLAITAAAATVITATGPAQADVESLRGRGTVDVRLIGINDLHGNIEPPSGSSGRVILPDGSTVDAGGAAFNATHIKNLQKEVRNSVIVGQGDLIGASPIVSALFHDEPTVEVLNKVGMDTTAAGNHEFDEGYRELLRMQHGGCHPVDGCQFRDEYKGADFPILGANVTHKKTGLPALPPFWVEFRDGMPIGFIGMPLKDVPILVDPNGIKDLQFGDEVKAADKYANLLDAIGVKSIVLLVHQGDQVTAPTGGPNACNVAANNPGSYIATNVSPKIDAVFSGHSHQHYNCVVKDPAGNPRPFIEGLAFGRELSVVDLKIDRRTRDVVRGATKADNKIVTRTVPADPEVQAIIDLAKQKSGPIANKQIGTIGSDILRAQNAAGESALGNLIADGQLEATKGNGAVLALMNPGGVRADLTYKSSAVNEGDGVVTYGEAFTVQPFGNILQTVTLTGTQLKNALEQQFTAARTFVLQPSAGLKYSWSASAPFGSKVSNVVLNGAPLDPNASYRVTINSFLQGGGDGFSEFTKGTEITGGGIDLDAFSAYLVAHPGQSAPALDRITQLP, encoded by the coding sequence ATGAGTTCGTTCAGACGGCTTTCCGTTCTGGCGATCACCGCCGCCGCGGCCACTGTCATCACGGCCACCGGGCCTGCCCAGGCCGATGTCGAGTCACTGCGCGGTCGGGGCACGGTTGACGTGCGCCTGATCGGCATCAACGACCTGCACGGCAACATCGAGCCGCCCAGCGGTAGTTCGGGGCGCGTCATCCTCCCCGACGGTTCGACCGTCGACGCCGGTGGTGCCGCCTTCAACGCCACGCACATCAAGAACCTCCAGAAGGAGGTTCGGAACTCGGTGATCGTCGGGCAGGGTGACCTGATCGGCGCGAGTCCGATCGTGTCGGCGCTGTTCCACGACGAGCCCACCGTCGAGGTGCTCAACAAGGTCGGCATGGACACGACCGCGGCGGGCAACCACGAGTTCGACGAGGGGTACCGGGAGCTGCTGCGCATGCAGCACGGCGGGTGCCACCCGGTGGACGGGTGCCAGTTCCGCGACGAGTACAAGGGTGCCGACTTCCCCATCCTCGGGGCGAACGTCACCCACAAGAAGACCGGGCTGCCCGCGTTGCCGCCGTTCTGGGTGGAGTTCCGGGACGGGATGCCGATCGGCTTCATCGGCATGCCGCTCAAGGACGTGCCGATCCTGGTGGACCCCAACGGCATCAAGGACCTGCAGTTCGGTGACGAGGTGAAGGCGGCCGACAAGTACGCCAACCTCCTCGACGCGATCGGCGTGAAGTCGATCGTGCTGCTGGTGCACCAGGGCGACCAGGTCACCGCGCCGACCGGTGGGCCGAACGCCTGCAACGTGGCGGCCAACAACCCCGGCAGCTACATCGCCACGAACGTCAGCCCGAAGATCGACGCGGTCTTCTCCGGTCACAGCCACCAGCACTACAACTGCGTGGTCAAGGACCCGGCCGGCAACCCGCGGCCGTTCATCGAGGGGCTCGCGTTCGGTCGTGAGCTCAGCGTCGTCGACCTGAAGATCGACCGCCGTACCCGCGACGTCGTGCGCGGTGCCACCAAGGCCGACAACAAGATCGTCACCCGCACGGTTCCCGCGGACCCCGAGGTGCAGGCGATCATCGACCTGGCCAAGCAGAAGTCGGGTCCGATCGCGAACAAGCAGATCGGCACGATCGGTTCGGACATCCTGCGCGCGCAGAACGCGGCCGGTGAGTCGGCGCTGGGCAACCTGATCGCCGACGGCCAGCTCGAGGCCACCAAGGGCAACGGGGCTGTGCTCGCGCTCATGAACCCCGGTGGCGTGCGCGCCGACCTGACCTACAAGTCGTCTGCGGTCAACGAGGGCGACGGCGTGGTCACCTACGGCGAGGCGTTCACCGTCCAGCCGTTCGGCAACATCCTGCAGACGGTCACGCTGACCGGCACGCAGCTGAAGAACGCGCTGGAGCAGCAGTTCACGGCGGCCAGGACCTTCGTGCTGCAGCCCTCCGCCGGCCTGAAGTACAGCTGGTCGGCGAGCGCGCCGTTCGGTTCGAAGGTCTCGAACGTCGTCCTGAACGGCGCTCCGCTCGACCCGAACGCGAGCTACCGCGTGACGATCAACAGCTTCCTGCAGGGCGGTGGTGACGGCTTCAGCGAGTTCACCAAGGGCACCGAGATCACCGGCGGTGGCATCGACCTGGACGCGTTCTCCGCGTACCTGGTGGCCCACCCCGGCCAGAGCGCCCCGGCGCTCGACCGGATCACGCAGCTGCCGTAA
- a CDS encoding MarR family winged helix-turn-helix transcriptional regulator has translation MRAWRTYVNGSSMLMDRLHRELQDAHGVSLADYEILVRLSEQPNHRMRMTQLAEDVASSKSRVSHQVARMEKAGLVLRRECTEDGRGVLAELTPAGLAQLVAAAPTHLAGVRAHIVDLLSPEEGEVLAKVFDRVMTHLRESNG, from the coding sequence ATGCGGGCGTGGCGCACCTACGTGAACGGCTCTTCCATGCTCATGGACCGCCTGCACCGCGAACTGCAGGACGCCCACGGAGTGTCACTCGCCGACTACGAGATCCTGGTGCGGTTGTCGGAACAACCCAACCACCGCATGCGCATGACCCAACTGGCCGAGGACGTCGCCTCGTCGAAGTCGCGCGTCTCACACCAGGTGGCGCGGATGGAGAAGGCCGGGCTGGTGCTGCGGCGGGAGTGCACGGAGGACGGGCGGGGAGTGCTGGCCGAGCTGACCCCTGCGGGGCTGGCGCAGCTGGTCGCTGCGGCTCCGACGCACCTCGCCGGGGTGCGGGCGCACATCGTCGACTTGCTCTCGCCGGAGGAGGGGGAGGTGCTGGCGAAGGTGTTCGACCGGGTCATGACACACCTGCGGGAGTCGAACGGCTAG